From one Phocoena sinus isolate mPhoSin1 chromosome 6, mPhoSin1.pri, whole genome shotgun sequence genomic stretch:
- the PMPCA gene encoding mitochondrial-processing peptidase subunit alpha isoform X4: MAAMVLAATRLLRGSGSWGRSRLRFGAPAYRQFSSGGAYPSVPLSSPLPGVPKPVFATVDGQEKFETRVTTLENGLRVASQNKFGQFCTVGILINSGSRYEAKYLSGIAHFLEKLAFSSTDRFDSKDEILLTLEKHGGICDCQTSRDTTMYAVSADSKGLDTVVGLLADVVLHPRLTDEEIELTRMAVRFELEDLSMRPDPEPLLTEMIHEAAYRENTVGLHRFCPTENIAKIDRPVLHSYLRNYYTPDRMVLAGVGVGHEQLVECARKYLLGARPAWGSGAAVHVDGSVAQYTGGIARLERDMSSVSLGPTPFPELTHIMIGLESCSFLEGDFLPFAVLNMMMGGGGSFSAGGPGKGMFTRLYLNVLNRHHWMYNATSYHHSYEDTGLLCIHASADPRQVREMVEIITREFVLTAGTVDVNWHQ, encoded by the exons ATGGCGGCTATGGTGCTGGCGGCGACGCGGCTGTTGCGAGGCTCGGGCTCCTGGGGCCGCTCGCGGCTGAG GTTTGGAGCCCCTGCATACAGGCAGTTCAGTAGTGGCGGTGCCTATCCCAGCGTCcccctctcttcccccttgcCCGGAGTACCCAAGCCTGTTTTTGCCACAGTTGATGGACAAGAAAAGTTTGAAACCAGAGTCACCACACTGGAGAATGGGCTTCGTGTGGCGTCCCAAAATAAGTTTGGACAGTTTTGTACAGTAGGAA TTCTTATTAACTCGGGATCAAGATATGAAGCAAAATATCTCAGTGGAATCGCTCACTTTTTGGAAAAATTGGCATTTTCG tCTACTGATCGATTTGACAGCAAGGATGAAATTCTGCTTACCTTGGAGAAGCACGGGGGTATTTGTGACTGCCAGACATCAAG AGACACCACCATGTATGCCGTGTCTGCTGATTCTAAAGGCCTAGACACGGTAGTTGGCTTGCTGGCAGACGTGGTCCTGCACCCCAGGCTAACAG ATGAAGAAATCGAGCTGACGCGTATGGCTGTCCGGTTTGAGCTGGAGGACCTCAGCATGCGGCCCGACCCGGAGCCCCTTCTCACCGAGATGATTCACGAG GCCGCCTACAGGGAAAACACAGTTGGCCTCCACCGTTTCTGCCCTACGGAGAACATAGCAAAGATCGATCGACCGGTGCTTCATTCCTACCTGAGAAACTACTACACCCCGGACCGCATGGTgctggccggggtgggggtggggcacgaGCAGCTGGTGGAGTGCGCCCGGAAGTACCTGCTGGGCGCGCGCCCTGCCTGGGGCAGTGGGGCGGCCGTGCACGTGGACGGATCGGTGGCGCAGTACACCGGGGGCATCGCCAGG CTGGAAAGGGACATGTCCAGTGtcagcctgggccccaccccGTTCCCTGAGCTCACGCACATCATGATTGGCCTGGAGAGCTGTTCCTTCCTG GAGGGGGACTTCCTCCCTTTCGCGGTGCTGAACATGATGATGGGCGGCGGCGGCTCCTTCTCGGCCGGCGGGCCTGGCAAGGGCATGTTCACCCGGCTCTACCTCAACGTGCTCAACAG GCACCACTGGATGTACAACGCGACCTCCTACCACCACAGCTACGAGGACACGGGCCTTCTGTGCATTCACGCCAGTGCCGACCCCAGACAG GTTCGAGAAATGGTGGAGATCATCACGAGAGAGTTTGTTTTAACGGCTGGAACTGTGGATGTG AACTGGCACCAATAA
- the PMPCA gene encoding mitochondrial-processing peptidase subunit alpha isoform X1 translates to MAAMVLAATRLLRGSGSWGRSRLRFGAPAYRQFSSGGAYPSVPLSSPLPGVPKPVFATVDGQEKFETRVTTLENGLRVASQNKFGQFCTVGILINSGSRYEAKYLSGIAHFLEKLAFSSTDRFDSKDEILLTLEKHGGICDCQTSRDTTMYAVSADSKGLDTVVGLLADVVLHPRLTDEEIELTRMAVRFELEDLSMRPDPEPLLTEMIHEAAYRENTVGLHRFCPTENIAKIDRPVLHSYLRNYYTPDRMVLAGVGVGHEQLVECARKYLLGARPAWGSGAAVHVDGSVAQYTGGIARLERDMSSVSLGPTPFPELTHIMIGLESCSFLEGDFLPFAVLNMMMGGGGSFSAGGPGKGMFTRLYLNVLNRHHWMYNATSYHHSYEDTGLLCIHASADPRQVRAGPPSPREPGDEGCRAEIMLSRSTFFTGSRNGGDHHERVCFNGWNCGCGGAGAGQDAAHIHAHDEPGGQARHLRGRGEAGAGHPLQEAAPRAVCAHPRCEARGHQESCFCNAPQEARSGRPGGPERSAGVRAHPGGAGE, encoded by the exons ATGGCGGCTATGGTGCTGGCGGCGACGCGGCTGTTGCGAGGCTCGGGCTCCTGGGGCCGCTCGCGGCTGAG GTTTGGAGCCCCTGCATACAGGCAGTTCAGTAGTGGCGGTGCCTATCCCAGCGTCcccctctcttcccccttgcCCGGAGTACCCAAGCCTGTTTTTGCCACAGTTGATGGACAAGAAAAGTTTGAAACCAGAGTCACCACACTGGAGAATGGGCTTCGTGTGGCGTCCCAAAATAAGTTTGGACAGTTTTGTACAGTAGGAA TTCTTATTAACTCGGGATCAAGATATGAAGCAAAATATCTCAGTGGAATCGCTCACTTTTTGGAAAAATTGGCATTTTCG tCTACTGATCGATTTGACAGCAAGGATGAAATTCTGCTTACCTTGGAGAAGCACGGGGGTATTTGTGACTGCCAGACATCAAG AGACACCACCATGTATGCCGTGTCTGCTGATTCTAAAGGCCTAGACACGGTAGTTGGCTTGCTGGCAGACGTGGTCCTGCACCCCAGGCTAACAG ATGAAGAAATCGAGCTGACGCGTATGGCTGTCCGGTTTGAGCTGGAGGACCTCAGCATGCGGCCCGACCCGGAGCCCCTTCTCACCGAGATGATTCACGAG GCCGCCTACAGGGAAAACACAGTTGGCCTCCACCGTTTCTGCCCTACGGAGAACATAGCAAAGATCGATCGACCGGTGCTTCATTCCTACCTGAGAAACTACTACACCCCGGACCGCATGGTgctggccggggtgggggtggggcacgaGCAGCTGGTGGAGTGCGCCCGGAAGTACCTGCTGGGCGCGCGCCCTGCCTGGGGCAGTGGGGCGGCCGTGCACGTGGACGGATCGGTGGCGCAGTACACCGGGGGCATCGCCAGG CTGGAAAGGGACATGTCCAGTGtcagcctgggccccaccccGTTCCCTGAGCTCACGCACATCATGATTGGCCTGGAGAGCTGTTCCTTCCTG GAGGGGGACTTCCTCCCTTTCGCGGTGCTGAACATGATGATGGGCGGCGGCGGCTCCTTCTCGGCCGGCGGGCCTGGCAAGGGCATGTTCACCCGGCTCTACCTCAACGTGCTCAACAG GCACCACTGGATGTACAACGCGACCTCCTACCACCACAGCTACGAGGACACGGGCCTTCTGTGCATTCACGCCAGTGCCGACCCCAGACAGGTGAGGGCCGGGCCGCCCTCACCGCGGGAACCGGGGGACGAAGGCTGCCGGGCTGAGATCATGCTCTCCCGCTCCACGTTCTTCACAGGTTCGAGAAATGGTGGAGATCATCACGAGAGAGTTTGTTTTAACGGCTGGAACTGTGGATGTG GTGGAGCTGGAGCGGGCCAAGACGCAGCTCACATCCATGCTCATGATGAACCTGGAGGCCAGGCCCGTCATCTTCGAGGACGTGGGGAGGCAGGTGCTGGCCACCCGCTCCAGGAAGCTGCCCCACGAGCTGTGTGCGCTCATCC GCGATGTGAAGCCAGAGGACATCAAGAGAGTTGCTTCTGCAATGCTCCGCAGGAAGCCCGCAGTGGCCGCCCTGGGGGACCTGAGCGATCTGCCGGCGTACGAGCACATCCAGGCGGCGCTGGCGAATAA
- the PMPCA gene encoding mitochondrial-processing peptidase subunit alpha isoform X3, with product MPKVSALKGVSRLRRFGAPAYRQFSSGGAYPSVPLSSPLPGVPKPVFATVDGQEKFETRVTTLENGLRVASQNKFGQFCTVGILINSGSRYEAKYLSGIAHFLEKLAFSSTDRFDSKDEILLTLEKHGGICDCQTSRDTTMYAVSADSKGLDTVVGLLADVVLHPRLTDEEIELTRMAVRFELEDLSMRPDPEPLLTEMIHEAAYRENTVGLHRFCPTENIAKIDRPVLHSYLRNYYTPDRMVLAGVGVGHEQLVECARKYLLGARPAWGSGAAVHVDGSVAQYTGGIARLERDMSSVSLGPTPFPELTHIMIGLESCSFLEGDFLPFAVLNMMMGGGGSFSAGGPGKGMFTRLYLNVLNRHHWMYNATSYHHSYEDTGLLCIHASADPRQVREMVEIITREFVLTAGTVDVVELERAKTQLTSMLMMNLEARPVIFEDVGRQVLATRSRKLPHELCALIRDVKPEDIKRVASAMLRRKPAVAALGDLSDLPAYEHIQAALANKDGRLPRTYRLFR from the exons ATGCCCAAAGTGTCAGCTTTAAAGGGAGTAAGCCGTCTTCGGCG GTTTGGAGCCCCTGCATACAGGCAGTTCAGTAGTGGCGGTGCCTATCCCAGCGTCcccctctcttcccccttgcCCGGAGTACCCAAGCCTGTTTTTGCCACAGTTGATGGACAAGAAAAGTTTGAAACCAGAGTCACCACACTGGAGAATGGGCTTCGTGTGGCGTCCCAAAATAAGTTTGGACAGTTTTGTACAGTAGGAA TTCTTATTAACTCGGGATCAAGATATGAAGCAAAATATCTCAGTGGAATCGCTCACTTTTTGGAAAAATTGGCATTTTCG tCTACTGATCGATTTGACAGCAAGGATGAAATTCTGCTTACCTTGGAGAAGCACGGGGGTATTTGTGACTGCCAGACATCAAG AGACACCACCATGTATGCCGTGTCTGCTGATTCTAAAGGCCTAGACACGGTAGTTGGCTTGCTGGCAGACGTGGTCCTGCACCCCAGGCTAACAG ATGAAGAAATCGAGCTGACGCGTATGGCTGTCCGGTTTGAGCTGGAGGACCTCAGCATGCGGCCCGACCCGGAGCCCCTTCTCACCGAGATGATTCACGAG GCCGCCTACAGGGAAAACACAGTTGGCCTCCACCGTTTCTGCCCTACGGAGAACATAGCAAAGATCGATCGACCGGTGCTTCATTCCTACCTGAGAAACTACTACACCCCGGACCGCATGGTgctggccggggtgggggtggggcacgaGCAGCTGGTGGAGTGCGCCCGGAAGTACCTGCTGGGCGCGCGCCCTGCCTGGGGCAGTGGGGCGGCCGTGCACGTGGACGGATCGGTGGCGCAGTACACCGGGGGCATCGCCAGG CTGGAAAGGGACATGTCCAGTGtcagcctgggccccaccccGTTCCCTGAGCTCACGCACATCATGATTGGCCTGGAGAGCTGTTCCTTCCTG GAGGGGGACTTCCTCCCTTTCGCGGTGCTGAACATGATGATGGGCGGCGGCGGCTCCTTCTCGGCCGGCGGGCCTGGCAAGGGCATGTTCACCCGGCTCTACCTCAACGTGCTCAACAG GCACCACTGGATGTACAACGCGACCTCCTACCACCACAGCTACGAGGACACGGGCCTTCTGTGCATTCACGCCAGTGCCGACCCCAGACAG GTTCGAGAAATGGTGGAGATCATCACGAGAGAGTTTGTTTTAACGGCTGGAACTGTGGATGTG GTGGAGCTGGAGCGGGCCAAGACGCAGCTCACATCCATGCTCATGATGAACCTGGAGGCCAGGCCCGTCATCTTCGAGGACGTGGGGAGGCAGGTGCTGGCCACCCGCTCCAGGAAGCTGCCCCACGAGCTGTGTGCGCTCATCC GCGATGTGAAGCCAGAGGACATCAAGAGAGTTGCTTCTGCAATGCTCCGCAGGAAGCCCGCAGTGGCCGCCCTGGGGGACCTGAGCGATCTGCCGGCGTACGAGCACATCCAGGCGGCGCTGGCGAATAAGGACGGGCGCCTGCCCAGGACGTACCGGCTCTTCCGGTAG
- the PMPCA gene encoding mitochondrial-processing peptidase subunit alpha isoform X2, producing MAAMVLAATRLLRGSGSWGRSRLRFGAPAYRQFSSGGAYPSVPLSSPLPGVPKPVFATVDGQEKFETRVTTLENGLRVASQNKFGQFCTVGILINSGSRYEAKYLSGIAHFLEKLAFSSTDRFDSKDEILLTLEKHGGICDCQTSRDTTMYAVSADSKGLDTVVGLLADVVLHPRLTDEEIELTRMAVRFELEDLSMRPDPEPLLTEMIHEAAYRENTVGLHRFCPTENIAKIDRPVLHSYLRNYYTPDRMVLAGVGVGHEQLVECARKYLLGARPAWGSGAAVHVDGSVAQYTGGIARLERDMSSVSLGPTPFPELTHIMIGLESCSFLEGDFLPFAVLNMMMGGGGSFSAGGPGKGMFTRLYLNVLNRHHWMYNATSYHHSYEDTGLLCIHASADPRQVREMVEIITREFVLTAGTVDVVELERAKTQLTSMLMMNLEARPVIFEDVGRQVLATRSRKLPHELCALIRDVKPEDIKRVASAMLRRKPAVAALGDLSDLPAYEHIQAALANKDGRLPRTYRLFR from the exons ATGGCGGCTATGGTGCTGGCGGCGACGCGGCTGTTGCGAGGCTCGGGCTCCTGGGGCCGCTCGCGGCTGAG GTTTGGAGCCCCTGCATACAGGCAGTTCAGTAGTGGCGGTGCCTATCCCAGCGTCcccctctcttcccccttgcCCGGAGTACCCAAGCCTGTTTTTGCCACAGTTGATGGACAAGAAAAGTTTGAAACCAGAGTCACCACACTGGAGAATGGGCTTCGTGTGGCGTCCCAAAATAAGTTTGGACAGTTTTGTACAGTAGGAA TTCTTATTAACTCGGGATCAAGATATGAAGCAAAATATCTCAGTGGAATCGCTCACTTTTTGGAAAAATTGGCATTTTCG tCTACTGATCGATTTGACAGCAAGGATGAAATTCTGCTTACCTTGGAGAAGCACGGGGGTATTTGTGACTGCCAGACATCAAG AGACACCACCATGTATGCCGTGTCTGCTGATTCTAAAGGCCTAGACACGGTAGTTGGCTTGCTGGCAGACGTGGTCCTGCACCCCAGGCTAACAG ATGAAGAAATCGAGCTGACGCGTATGGCTGTCCGGTTTGAGCTGGAGGACCTCAGCATGCGGCCCGACCCGGAGCCCCTTCTCACCGAGATGATTCACGAG GCCGCCTACAGGGAAAACACAGTTGGCCTCCACCGTTTCTGCCCTACGGAGAACATAGCAAAGATCGATCGACCGGTGCTTCATTCCTACCTGAGAAACTACTACACCCCGGACCGCATGGTgctggccggggtgggggtggggcacgaGCAGCTGGTGGAGTGCGCCCGGAAGTACCTGCTGGGCGCGCGCCCTGCCTGGGGCAGTGGGGCGGCCGTGCACGTGGACGGATCGGTGGCGCAGTACACCGGGGGCATCGCCAGG CTGGAAAGGGACATGTCCAGTGtcagcctgggccccaccccGTTCCCTGAGCTCACGCACATCATGATTGGCCTGGAGAGCTGTTCCTTCCTG GAGGGGGACTTCCTCCCTTTCGCGGTGCTGAACATGATGATGGGCGGCGGCGGCTCCTTCTCGGCCGGCGGGCCTGGCAAGGGCATGTTCACCCGGCTCTACCTCAACGTGCTCAACAG GCACCACTGGATGTACAACGCGACCTCCTACCACCACAGCTACGAGGACACGGGCCTTCTGTGCATTCACGCCAGTGCCGACCCCAGACAG GTTCGAGAAATGGTGGAGATCATCACGAGAGAGTTTGTTTTAACGGCTGGAACTGTGGATGTG GTGGAGCTGGAGCGGGCCAAGACGCAGCTCACATCCATGCTCATGATGAACCTGGAGGCCAGGCCCGTCATCTTCGAGGACGTGGGGAGGCAGGTGCTGGCCACCCGCTCCAGGAAGCTGCCCCACGAGCTGTGTGCGCTCATCC GCGATGTGAAGCCAGAGGACATCAAGAGAGTTGCTTCTGCAATGCTCCGCAGGAAGCCCGCAGTGGCCGCCCTGGGGGACCTGAGCGATCTGCCGGCGTACGAGCACATCCAGGCGGCGCTGGCGAATAAGGACGGGCGCCTGCCCAGGACGTACCGGCTCTTCCGGTAG